A genomic window from Leptospira andrefontaineae includes:
- the nirB gene encoding nitrite reductase large subunit NirB: MKRKLVILGNGMVGHRFAEKIAEYGGTEKFEVTILGEEPRRAYDRVHLSEYFTNRSADSLYLSPSDWYRTNGIRLLLSEPAISVDTVSRKVTTSAGTELPFDELVIATGSSAFVPNFEGVDKQGVFVYRTIEDLEKIMSYAKQVSKVAVLGGGLLGLEAAKAVLDMGKESHVVEFASRLMPRQLDEAASSVLKSKIESLGVRIHLNKETKQALGDSSFQGLEFVDGSVLDVEMLIVSAGIRPRDELAKNSGIEVGQRGGIIVDDELRTNVYGVYAIGEVALHKGMIYGLVAPGYEMAEILAYNLCSPGQKTKSYAGSDLSTKLKLIGVDVASFGDALGQTEHLPIAYTNPRTGVYKKLVLSQDGKKLKGGILVGDADAYSNLLTLYLNNVELPAEPESLIVGTPSEEGSAFGSLPDDAKICSCNNVSKGDLLGAIRSGSCSDLKGLKECTKSGTGCGGCIPQMNSILKEELRAQGKVVTEHVCEHFKYSRQELFQIAKVKGIRTFEEMIRTHGMGNGCEVCKPAVASIIASIYNEPIQKHREIQDTNDKYLANIQRGGTYSVVPRIPGGEITPDKLIVIGQIAKKYDLYCKITGGQRIDLLGARMEQLPDIWKDLVEEGFESGHAYGKAMRTVKSCVGSTWCRYGVQDSTAFAIRIEERYRGIRAPHKLKSAVSGCIRECAEARGKDFGIIATEKGWNLYVGGNGGVNPKHAILLAADLDEETCVKYIDRFMMFYIRTADKLVRTSAWLEQLEGGIEYLKDVIINDRLGINKALEEEMDNLVGTYVCEWKDVVDDPEKQKKYKHFINSEDSDPTVRFIEERGQKRPVDWPKKELVSN, encoded by the coding sequence ATGAAACGGAAGTTAGTTATTCTTGGAAATGGGATGGTGGGTCATAGATTCGCCGAAAAGATCGCTGAATACGGTGGAACAGAAAAATTTGAAGTAACTATTTTAGGTGAAGAACCTAGAAGAGCTTACGATCGTGTCCATCTTTCAGAATATTTCACAAACAGATCCGCAGATTCTCTTTATCTTTCTCCTTCCGATTGGTATAGAACCAATGGGATCCGCTTATTACTTTCTGAACCTGCAATTTCAGTTGATACCGTTTCTAGAAAGGTAACAACTTCTGCCGGAACTGAATTACCTTTTGATGAATTGGTGATTGCTACCGGTTCTTCCGCTTTTGTCCCGAATTTCGAAGGCGTAGATAAACAAGGAGTCTTCGTTTATCGCACAATTGAAGATCTAGAAAAGATCATGTCTTATGCAAAACAAGTTTCTAAAGTAGCAGTACTCGGTGGCGGTCTATTAGGTTTAGAGGCAGCCAAAGCAGTCTTAGACATGGGGAAAGAAAGCCATGTGGTGGAGTTCGCATCACGTTTGATGCCTAGACAATTGGATGAGGCCGCTTCTTCCGTTCTAAAATCCAAGATTGAATCCTTAGGCGTTCGTATTCATTTAAATAAGGAAACCAAACAAGCATTAGGTGATTCAAGTTTCCAAGGACTGGAATTTGTAGATGGTTCCGTTTTAGATGTGGAGATGTTGATTGTATCCGCAGGCATCCGGCCCAGAGATGAACTGGCAAAAAATTCTGGAATAGAGGTCGGGCAAAGAGGCGGGATCATCGTAGATGACGAGTTAAGAACAAATGTCTATGGAGTTTACGCAATTGGAGAAGTTGCACTTCATAAGGGTATGATCTATGGACTTGTGGCTCCAGGTTATGAAATGGCAGAGATATTAGCTTATAATCTTTGCAGCCCTGGTCAAAAAACGAAATCTTATGCAGGTTCCGATCTTTCTACAAAACTAAAACTGATCGGAGTAGATGTTGCTTCTTTTGGAGATGCTTTAGGTCAAACGGAACATCTTCCTATCGCGTATACAAATCCTCGCACAGGTGTGTATAAAAAATTAGTTCTTTCTCAAGATGGTAAAAAACTGAAAGGGGGGATACTTGTTGGAGATGCAGATGCATATTCCAACCTTCTTACTCTTTACTTAAATAACGTGGAACTTCCTGCAGAGCCTGAATCCTTAATTGTAGGAACTCCATCGGAAGAAGGTTCTGCGTTCGGTTCTCTTCCTGATGATGCGAAGATCTGTTCTTGTAATAACGTTTCTAAAGGTGATCTTTTAGGCGCGATCCGTTCAGGTTCTTGTTCAGATCTAAAAGGTTTAAAAGAATGCACCAAGTCTGGAACCGGTTGTGGCGGTTGTATTCCTCAAATGAATTCGATTTTGAAGGAAGAACTTCGTGCTCAAGGTAAAGTGGTTACTGAACATGTATGCGAACATTTTAAATATTCCAGACAAGAGTTATTCCAGATCGCTAAGGTAAAAGGGATACGAACTTTCGAAGAAATGATCCGTACTCACGGAATGGGGAACGGTTGCGAGGTTTGTAAACCTGCTGTGGCTTCTATCATCGCGAGTATTTACAACGAACCGATCCAGAAGCATAGAGAGATCCAAGATACAAACGATAAGTATCTTGCAAACATCCAAAGAGGTGGAACTTACTCTGTTGTTCCTCGTATTCCTGGTGGAGAGATCACTCCGGATAAATTGATCGTGATCGGTCAGATTGCCAAAAAGTACGATCTGTATTGTAAGATCACCGGTGGTCAGAGGATAGATCTACTCGGTGCAAGAATGGAACAACTTCCTGACATCTGGAAAGATCTAGTGGAAGAAGGTTTCGAAAGCGGACATGCATACGGTAAAGCAATGCGAACCGTTAAAAGTTGTGTGGGTTCTACTTGGTGTAGATATGGAGTGCAAGATAGTACTGCATTTGCAATTCGTATCGAAGAAAGATACAGAGGTATCAGAGCTCCTCATAAATTAAAATCCGCAGTCTCAGGTTGTATCAGAGAATGTGCTGAAGCGAGAGGTAAAGACTTCGGTATCATCGCAACGGAAAAAGGTTGGAACCTTTATGTTGGCGGAAACGGAGGAGTGAATCCTAAACACGCAATCCTTCTCGCCGCTGATCTGGACGAAGAGACCTGCGTTAAGTACATAGACAGATTCATGATGTTCTATATTAGAACTGCTGATAAACTTGTTAGAACTTCCGCATGGTTAGAACAATTAGAAGGTGGCATAGAATATCTGAAAGATGTGATCATCAATGACAGACTTGGTATCAACAAAGCATTAGAAGAAGAAATGGACAATCTTGTTGGGACTTATGTTTGCGAATGGAAAGACGTAGTAGATGATCCTGAAAAACAAAAGAAATATAAACATTTCATAAACAGCGAAGATTCCGATCCTACAGTTCGTTTCATCGAAGAAAGAGGACAAAAACGTCCGGTAGATTGGCCTAAAAAAGAATTGGTTTCGAACTAG
- the nirD gene encoding nitrite reductase small subunit NirD, translating into MNTTAKEPVWIPVSTVSEFPDDGGVCAKVYGEQIAIFHFSSRNEWFACENKCPHTGDMVLARGMIGDSQGEPKVACPMHKKSFSLRTGACISGDEYSIKTYPVHIEDGTVYIGMESPGTQG; encoded by the coding sequence ATGAATACAACCGCAAAAGAACCTGTTTGGATACCCGTTAGTACAGTTAGTGAATTTCCGGATGATGGTGGAGTCTGCGCCAAAGTTTACGGAGAACAAATCGCGATTTTTCATTTCAGTTCCAGAAACGAATGGTTTGCGTGTGAGAACAAATGCCCTCATACTGGAGACATGGTTTTAGCAAGAGGAATGATCGGTGATTCTCAGGGAGAACCTAAGGTCGCTTGTCCTATGCATAAAAAATCTTTCTCTCTCAGGACCGGTGCTTGTATTAGCGGAGATGAATATTCCATAAAAACATATCCGGTTCATATCGAGGACGGAACCGTTTATATCGGGATGGAAAGCCCGGGAACTCAGGGTTAA
- the cobA gene encoding uroporphyrinogen-III C-methyltransferase, translating into MNSAAGKVYLVGAGPGNPDLLTVRAVKLLRKADVVLYDDLVSAGVLKYCKKSAVLEYVGKRIGQHSCLQTEINHKLAEYAKQYSNIVRLKGGDPSIYGRAGEEIEHLASLGIECEILAGVTTASGAASSLGIPLTHREYAREILFLSGHKKTGKNPESFEDLNLEGKTVLVYMGLNSLESIRDNLLESGNAGSTPMAFIENATLPNQRLVLANLDTCLDKAEEFQIKTPALLIFGEIVNFYTELQRLKEEGKISYC; encoded by the coding sequence ATGAATTCTGCCGCAGGAAAAGTATATCTAGTAGGTGCAGGTCCGGGAAATCCGGACCTTCTCACAGTTCGTGCTGTAAAACTTTTAAGAAAAGCAGATGTAGTTTTATACGATGATCTAGTTTCCGCGGGAGTTTTAAAATATTGTAAAAAGTCTGCAGTCCTAGAATACGTAGGAAAAAGGATCGGGCAACATAGCTGCTTGCAAACCGAGATCAATCATAAATTAGCGGAATATGCTAAACAATACTCTAATATAGTTCGTTTGAAAGGAGGTGATCCTTCTATTTACGGAAGAGCCGGAGAAGAAATAGAACATCTTGCTTCCTTAGGAATTGAATGTGAAATTTTAGCGGGAGTTACAACTGCTTCCGGAGCCGCTTCTAGTTTGGGAATTCCACTCACACATAGAGAATATGCTAGAGAGATCTTATTCTTATCCGGCCATAAGAAGACAGGTAAAAATCCGGAAAGTTTCGAAGATCTGAACTTAGAAGGTAAAACGGTTTTAGTTTATATGGGACTAAACAGTTTGGAAAGTATCCGAGATAATTTGTTAGAATCCGGAAACGCAGGCTCCACTCCTATGGCCTTCATAGAAAACGCAACTCTTCCCAACCAAAGATTGGTTTTAGCAAATCTGGATACTTGTTTGGATAAGGCAGAAGAATTCCAAATCAAAACACCTGCGTTGTTGATCTTCGGGGAAATCGTAAATTTCTACACCGAGCTACAAAGGTTAAAAGAAGAAGGTAAGATCTCCTACTGTTAG
- the moaCB gene encoding bifunctional molybdenum cofactor biosynthesis protein MoaC/MoaB: protein MNDITGKKTTLRTAQAEGFVFCKPETIIRIKENTLPKGDLFGVAKAAALLGSKKTSELIPHCHPVSIDSFQIEFEVLSDKNAVRILTTAKSIGKTGIEMEALTGVSVASLVIYDLLKPIDKELEISSIRLLEKKGGKTDSQITKFAAGSKAGILVCSDSTFQGKREDGSGKAILNLLKEHDVETVKSEILPDEPEQIRNTILEWSKLGLDLIVTTGGTGLGPRDNTPEAIKEILEQEIPGIAEAMRSFGQDRTPFAMLSRSIAGRIGKTLIVSVPGSTNGATESLQAILPAVFHAKKMMRGEGH, encoded by the coding sequence ATGAACGATATTACCGGAAAGAAAACAACTCTTAGAACTGCCCAAGCAGAAGGTTTTGTATTCTGCAAACCGGAAACCATTATTAGGATCAAAGAAAACACTCTTCCCAAGGGAGATCTCTTCGGAGTGGCAAAGGCTGCTGCTCTTTTAGGCTCTAAAAAAACTTCGGAACTAATCCCTCATTGTCATCCTGTTTCCATCGATTCATTTCAAATAGAATTCGAAGTTCTTTCCGATAAAAATGCTGTCAGAATATTAACCACTGCAAAATCCATTGGAAAAACCGGAATAGAGATGGAAGCTCTCACTGGTGTAAGTGTAGCTTCATTAGTGATTTATGATCTATTAAAACCTATAGATAAAGAATTAGAAATTTCCTCAATTCGCCTTTTGGAGAAGAAGGGTGGAAAAACCGATTCTCAGATCACAAAATTTGCAGCAGGTTCAAAAGCAGGAATCCTGGTTTGTTCCGATTCTACTTTCCAGGGGAAAAGAGAAGATGGTTCCGGAAAAGCTATCTTAAATTTACTAAAAGAACACGATGTAGAAACTGTTAAATCAGAAATCCTTCCTGACGAGCCTGAGCAGATCAGAAATACAATATTAGAATGGTCTAAACTAGGATTGGATCTAATCGTTACCACTGGAGGAACAGGACTCGGGCCAAGGGATAATACTCCGGAAGCGATTAAAGAAATTTTAGAACAAGAAATCCCGGGCATCGCAGAAGCAATGAGATCTTTCGGCCAAGACAGAACTCCTTTTGCAATGTTATCCAGATCCATTGCTGGTAGAATTGGCAAAACATTAATAGTTTCCGTTCCAGGAAGTACGAATGGTGCTACTGAAAGTTTACAGGCAATTCTCCCTGCGGTATTTCATGCTAAAAAAATGATGAGAGGAGAAGGACATTGA
- a CDS encoding molybdopterin molybdotransferase MoeA, producing the protein MISVQEALEFVKSSASVSSSENTNLENSLGKVLREKIYADRDYPPFHRATMDGFALKSEGFSEDRIYSYTRELHAGESFQLESGEEAIRIMTGAPVPEGFDLVIKIEDSEDLGISNGKKQVRFRTEKSSSFSNIAIQGEDLKQNQEILNEGTLIGASVLSLLSSLGKYSVQTSKLPRVRVISTGNEIVGPGEAPKPWQIRDSNSYSIRSLLQKFGIVPLSVTRAGDDPILLEKAVREGLDSDILILSGGVSMGNLDLVPKILETSGVNEIFHKVKIKPGKPIWFGKKNEQAVFGLPGNPFSVQVCFRIFVEAYIRKFLGLSSEKPILLPFAEERKKKNKLTEFFPVSYETKVQTFLSEKKFNGSGDIRAGIFSDGLGVQFSETENLKEGDLLEFYPWT; encoded by the coding sequence TTGATCTCCGTCCAAGAGGCACTCGAATTCGTAAAATCTTCCGCGAGTGTATCTTCTTCTGAAAATACAAACCTAGAAAATTCTCTTGGCAAAGTGCTGAGAGAAAAGATCTATGCGGATCGAGATTATCCTCCTTTTCATAGAGCAACCATGGATGGATTTGCTCTTAAGTCAGAAGGTTTTTCAGAAGATCGAATTTATTCTTATACAAGAGAATTACATGCAGGAGAATCTTTCCAATTAGAAAGCGGAGAAGAAGCCATCCGCATAATGACAGGCGCACCTGTCCCAGAAGGTTTCGATCTAGTCATAAAGATAGAAGATTCCGAAGATTTAGGAATTTCTAATGGAAAGAAACAAGTTCGCTTTCGCACAGAAAAATCCAGTTCCTTCTCCAATATAGCGATCCAAGGAGAAGATCTAAAACAAAATCAAGAAATCCTAAATGAAGGAACTTTAATCGGTGCATCTGTTCTTTCTTTGCTTTCTTCCTTGGGAAAATATTCAGTTCAGACTTCTAAACTTCCGAGAGTTAGAGTAATCTCGACCGGAAATGAGATCGTGGGCCCTGGCGAAGCCCCAAAACCTTGGCAAATCAGAGATTCTAATTCTTATTCTATTAGATCTTTATTACAAAAATTTGGTATAGTTCCTTTATCAGTTACCAGAGCCGGAGACGATCCTATTCTTTTAGAAAAAGCAGTGAGGGAAGGTTTGGATTCGGATATTCTCATCCTCTCCGGTGGAGTCTCAATGGGAAATCTAGACTTGGTTCCTAAAATTCTGGAAACCTCTGGAGTGAATGAAATCTTTCACAAAGTAAAGATCAAACCGGGAAAACCGATTTGGTTTGGTAAGAAGAATGAGCAGGCAGTCTTTGGTCTACCGGGGAATCCGTTTAGTGTCCAAGTTTGTTTTCGAATTTTTGTAGAAGCCTATATACGAAAATTTTTAGGACTTTCTTCAGAGAAACCTATCCTTCTGCCGTTTGCAGAAGAAAGAAAAAAGAAAAATAAACTGACCGAGTTCTTCCCGGTTTCTTATGAGACCAAAGTCCAAACCTTTTTATCGGAAAAGAAGTTTAACGGAAGCGGAGATATTCGTGCAGGAATTTTTTCGGACGGACTCGGAGTCCAATTTTCGGAAACGGAAAATCTGAAAGAAGGAGATTTGTTGGAATTCTATCCCTGGACCTAA
- a CDS encoding NADP-dependent isocitrate dehydrogenase, with translation MSSKKKIAVAKGDGIGPEIMDATLRILEAAGASIEPIFIDIGEQVYKKGHSAGIEPGAWDILRDTKVFFKAPITTPQGGGYKSLNVTVRTTLGLFANVRPCISLYPYVDTKHPKLDVVIVRENEEDLYTGIEHKQTSDTVQCLKLISRPGSEKIIRYAFEYAKAYGRKKVTAMVKDNIMKQSDGLFHDVFKEIAKEYPDLEAASEIIDIGAAHLAERPQAYDVVVTLNLYGDIISDIVAQVAGSVGMAGSANIGEVVSMFEAIHGSAPDIAGKNIANPSGLINAAVMMLVHLGQPDIAAKIQNAWLLTIEEGIHTGDIYKAGVSRIKVGTKEFGEAVIGNLGHLPEKFKPISFGKAKAIHIPEYKRKVLQKELVGVDVFLDWAPGTSEELAKKLSAVSGDLKLRMITNRGVKVYPNGAPETFLTDHWRCRFVNPETPDTESGDGFIKIQSEQIAKLLLRISEAGLDSIQTDNLYKFEGKRAFSLGGGE, from the coding sequence ATGAGCTCGAAGAAAAAAATCGCTGTAGCTAAGGGAGATGGGATCGGTCCGGAAATCATGGACGCCACTCTTAGGATCTTAGAAGCGGCAGGTGCGAGCATTGAACCGATCTTTATAGATATCGGAGAACAGGTCTACAAAAAAGGTCATAGCGCAGGGATAGAACCTGGAGCTTGGGACATTCTACGAGATACAAAAGTATTTTTTAAAGCTCCGATCACTACTCCTCAAGGAGGCGGTTACAAAAGTTTGAACGTAACCGTTAGGACCACCTTAGGATTATTCGCAAACGTTAGACCTTGTATATCACTTTATCCTTATGTAGATACTAAACATCCAAAGTTAGACGTTGTTATCGTAAGAGAGAATGAAGAAGATCTTTATACCGGGATAGAACACAAACAGACTTCTGACACCGTTCAATGTTTAAAATTAATTTCAAGACCAGGTTCTGAAAAGATTATCCGTTATGCATTCGAATACGCAAAAGCTTATGGCAGAAAAAAAGTAACTGCAATGGTAAAAGACAATATCATGAAACAGTCAGACGGATTGTTCCATGATGTTTTCAAAGAAATTGCGAAAGAATATCCCGATCTAGAAGCAGCAAGTGAGATCATCGATATAGGTGCAGCCCACTTGGCGGAAAGACCTCAAGCTTACGATGTGGTTGTCACCCTAAACTTATACGGAGATATTATTTCGGATATAGTCGCTCAAGTTGCGGGCTCGGTCGGTATGGCAGGATCCGCAAACATCGGAGAAGTTGTCTCCATGTTTGAAGCGATCCACGGTTCTGCTCCGGATATCGCAGGAAAGAATATCGCCAATCCAAGTGGACTGATCAACGCAGCTGTCATGATGCTTGTCCACTTAGGACAACCTGATATCGCGGCAAAGATCCAAAACGCTTGGCTGCTTACTATCGAAGAAGGAATTCATACCGGAGATATTTACAAAGCAGGCGTAAGTCGTATCAAAGTTGGTACGAAAGAATTCGGAGAAGCAGTCATTGGGAACCTTGGCCATCTTCCCGAAAAATTCAAACCTATCTCTTTCGGAAAAGCAAAAGCAATCCATATCCCTGAATACAAAAGAAAAGTTCTACAAAAAGAACTAGTAGGTGTGGATGTGTTCTTAGATTGGGCTCCTGGTACTTCCGAAGAACTTGCAAAAAAATTAAGTGCGGTCTCTGGAGATTTAAAGCTTAGAATGATCACCAATAGAGGAGTAAAAGTTTATCCGAATGGTGCTCCTGAAACCTTTTTAACGGATCATTGGAGATGTAGATTCGTAAATCCGGAAACTCCTGATACTGAATCTGGGGATGGTTTTATAAAGATCCAATCCGAACAGATCGCAAAATTATTACTTAGAATTTCAGAAGCAGGGTTAGACAGTATCCAAACGGATAATCTGTATAAGTTCGAAGGGAAAAGAGCCTTCTCCTTGGGTGGTGGAGAATAA
- a CDS encoding response regulator: protein MNSLSKKQKLLLVDDDAIFVEIAKRTIEKTGAVESLKVFPDGEGAISFLKEHQSEPDIIPDFIFLDINMPFMDGWQFLDEYANFVNALSKKPEIYMVSSSVDDSDLRRAKEIPLVKDYIIKPVSLDSFKKILTNQL, encoded by the coding sequence ATGAATTCGCTATCTAAAAAACAGAAACTTTTACTCGTAGATGACGACGCGATCTTTGTCGAGATCGCTAAAAGAACCATCGAGAAGACCGGAGCGGTTGAAAGTTTAAAAGTGTTCCCGGATGGAGAAGGTGCGATCAGCTTTTTAAAAGAGCACCAAAGCGAACCGGATATCATCCCTGACTTTATATTTTTAGATATTAATATGCCTTTTATGGATGGCTGGCAGTTTTTAGACGAGTATGCAAACTTTGTAAATGCTCTCAGCAAAAAACCTGAAATTTATATGGTAAGCTCTTCCGTAGACGATTCGGATCTAAGAAGAGCTAAAGAAATTCCATTAGTAAAAGATTATATAATCAAACCTGTGTCTTTGGATTCGTTTAAAAAAATCCTTACAAACCAACTTTAA
- a CDS encoding PAS domain S-box protein — MEERSGQEKIKLDQDQDLYQILIETSRELICLHDPEGIYLYINPIIETLTGFKPEELLGRNPYDFIHPDDSERIRKDSHNPAKEGRPTVATQYRFLKKDGGYVWFETLTQPIKNKEGKVTHLNTSSRDVTDQVQLTESLQQEKKFSSIMSELAKVGAWESNIETGSLYWSSEIYRILERDPSLGIDRDIVYQKYSYSEDMEKLRENNLRVYQKGETYSVEHRMVTETGRVIWVRTQGKPAYSDGRIVGVYGAMQDITLSKLVEEEIRLSEKKFSEAFHSSGNGIILLDKNGHFLELNQSFAKMIGYEPDELLFKSFQDITHPEDLTIGAEAFRKIIKGERNGAQFAKRYLHKKGHIVWVFITGVAVRKDSGELMFIVAQIQDISRKRILENILREKNARLRSVGTHLKERISQLEEFNQIVSHNMRSPIGNISTLVKFLEEAETEEERVEYMDYLKTTSDQLLATLNEIVEVIKIRQSPKVVSEEILFESVFSRVKAMFLGQILEYEAEIIADFSESPSIVYPPVYLESIFLNLLSNSLKYRCESPHPVIRFKTYWSHGNHVLEVQDNGLGIDLNKHGDQIFKLHKRFHRNTDGRGLGLFMTKNQIESLGGEIHVESTPGQGTKFIIHLSKANEFAI; from the coding sequence ATGGAAGAAAGATCGGGTCAGGAAAAAATCAAATTGGATCAAGACCAAGATTTGTACCAGATCTTAATAGAAACCAGTCGAGAACTGATCTGCTTACACGACCCTGAAGGGATCTATCTTTATATAAATCCTATTATTGAAACTCTTACCGGTTTTAAACCGGAGGAATTATTAGGCCGTAATCCGTACGATTTTATCCATCCTGATGACAGCGAACGTATTCGAAAGGATTCCCATAATCCTGCAAAAGAAGGAAGGCCTACAGTTGCCACCCAATACCGTTTTTTGAAAAAGGATGGGGGTTATGTTTGGTTCGAAACCTTGACCCAGCCTATTAAAAATAAAGAGGGCAAGGTCACTCACTTAAATACTAGTTCCAGAGACGTTACAGACCAAGTGCAACTAACGGAGAGTTTACAGCAGGAAAAAAAATTCTCTTCTATCATGTCGGAGCTCGCAAAGGTGGGAGCCTGGGAATCCAATATTGAAACAGGAAGTTTGTATTGGTCTTCCGAAATTTATAGAATACTGGAAAGAGATCCGTCTCTAGGTATAGATAGAGATATCGTTTATCAAAAATATTCTTATTCCGAAGATATGGAAAAGTTAAGGGAGAATAACTTAAGAGTCTATCAAAAAGGCGAGACTTACTCTGTAGAACATAGAATGGTCACTGAGACCGGAAGAGTGATATGGGTCCGCACACAAGGTAAACCTGCGTATTCGGACGGACGGATCGTTGGAGTATACGGTGCAATGCAAGATATCACTCTTTCTAAATTGGTAGAAGAAGAAATCCGCCTAAGCGAGAAAAAATTCTCGGAAGCATTTCATAGTTCCGGAAATGGGATCATTCTACTGGATAAGAACGGACACTTTTTAGAACTCAATCAATCCTTTGCTAAAATGATAGGATACGAACCTGACGAACTTCTTTTCAAATCATTCCAAGATATTACTCATCCCGAGGATCTTACTATAGGTGCGGAAGCATTTCGTAAAATTATCAAGGGAGAAAGAAATGGGGCTCAATTTGCAAAAAGATACCTCCATAAAAAAGGACATATAGTCTGGGTGTTTATCACTGGAGTCGCTGTTAGAAAGGATTCAGGAGAACTAATGTTCATCGTTGCTCAGATCCAAGATATCTCTCGCAAACGGATCTTAGAAAATATCCTCAGAGAGAAAAATGCAAGGCTTAGGTCAGTAGGAACTCATTTAAAAGAAAGGATCTCTCAACTAGAAGAATTCAACCAGATTGTATCCCATAATATGAGATCTCCGATCGGTAACATCTCCACACTCGTAAAATTTTTAGAAGAGGCAGAAACGGAAGAAGAGAGGGTCGAGTATATGGACTATCTCAAGACCACCTCTGACCAATTACTTGCTACATTAAACGAAATCGTAGAAGTGATCAAAATAAGACAAAGTCCAAAGGTTGTTTCAGAAGAAATCTTATTCGAATCAGTGTTTTCCAGAGTAAAGGCCATGTTTTTGGGCCAAATATTGGAATATGAGGCCGAAATCATTGCAGATTTTTCGGAATCTCCTTCTATAGTTTACCCTCCTGTTTATCTGGAGAGTATATTCTTAAATCTACTTTCGAATTCTTTGAAATATAGATGTGAATCCCCTCATCCAGTGATCCGATTTAAGACATATTGGTCTCACGGAAATCATGTTTTGGAAGTGCAGGATAACGGTTTAGGAATTGACTTAAATAAACATGGGGATCAGATTTTTAAATTACACAAAAGATTTCACCGAAACACTGACGGAAGAGGTTTGGGTCTGTTTATGACCAAAAACCAAATCGAATCCTTGGGTGGAGAAATCCATGTGGAAAGTACTCCCGGACAGGGCACGAAGTTTATAATTCATCTTTCAAAGGCAAATGAATTCGCTATCTAA
- a CDS encoding ferredoxin: MADKNDKVPENVPGKFYIDNSCVPCNDCLEEAPQLLKYTDDESKVYFHKQPASPEEAIAARKAMEICPVEAIGDDGE, from the coding sequence ATGGCAGATAAGAATGACAAAGTTCCGGAAAACGTTCCGGGAAAGTTCTATATTGATAATAGCTGTGTGCCTTGTAATGATTGCTTGGAAGAGGCTCCTCAACTTTTGAAATATACCGACGACGAGTCTAAAGTATATTTCCATAAACAACCTGCCAGTCCGGAAGAAGCGATTGCTGCCCGTAAAGCTATGGAGATCTGTCCAGTCGAAGCTATCGGAGACGACGGAGAATAA